One genomic segment of Ferrimonas sp. YFM includes these proteins:
- a CDS encoding DUF2788 domain-containing protein, with translation MLVSDVAQLEAVGLNLFFAAVFFLIGMSIRDVLNRGDVPAFGRYIVWLVLFLGCAGFIAKGIIQLVWEGSGVG, from the coding sequence ATGTTAGTCAGTGATGTAGCACAGCTCGAAGCAGTAGGATTAAACCTCTTTTTTGCAGCGGTGTTTTTCCTGATAGGAATGTCGATCCGGGACGTATTAAATCGAGGCGATGTCCCTGCGTTTGGTCGCTACATCGTCTGGTTGGTTCTCTTTCTCGGCTGTGCCGGCTTCATCGCCAAGGGCATCATTCAGCTGGTATGGGAAGGGAGCGGAGTAGGTTGA